In Juglans regia cultivar Chandler chromosome 13, Walnut 2.0, whole genome shotgun sequence, the DNA window CTGGATGGCCCCTGGCGGCAGCCATGAGAGGCTAGAACCAACAAAACCTAGCAGaactccaaaaaagaaaaatttaccaGAGTGCCCTAAGTTATAAGCCTATTACTACTTGTTCAACTAATAATTGGCTATGTTAGACTAGGCAATATTAAGGTCATTAAGATTCTTGGTtttctctgttttattttgatatctgGTGCTTGGAACAAAACTTTTAtgctttctcaatttttttttttttcaatttccaaaATGCATTTACATTTTCCagcattatatattttttcagcaTGTATGTGCAACCGGAATGCTTATATCCACAATTTctcattatttgtttttatttctacaAAAGGAGGGCATTCCCATAAGTTTAGAATCTGTAGTACCCCATGCATCATTCTCTTTTATGCTATAAAAAGAGAACATAGCAATTGAAATAAGCATTTCATAGATAAACTAAGTGGTTTCAAGATACTAGATTCATTAGGGTGGAAGTCCACAAGAGtcattccaaaacaaataaaaacaatacaagaataataaaaaagaggGATCTGGAGCCAAAAATTTGGCTCTCACCCATTTCCCACGAAGGGAAAGCCGCTTGAACTGGTTTTAGCATAGCCTAATAAACACAGTGGCAGAACCAACAATTGTGTTGAGGAGGGGCCAACTTTTCTACTATGTGACACATTTTTGtaaagagtaataatagatACAGTTATGGGGTGTGTAAGCACTATGcactcactttaaaaaaagagtgtggtccatcatttaaaatttttttttcatttgagtcATAGATTTACCTATTCTTTTCAAAGGGAGTTGGCGGAGCTTGCACATCCTAGGACTACCAACATCATTTCtcttatgtaaattaaaaagagattgaaaaatcataaaaacaaaactacATATAAAAGTATATCTTGGTAATTTGCTACATACAtgtaaataaaattctaaaagcacaacttaatatatgtttcagattcTGACGATAATTTTTCATGGAATAATattcatctattattattttgtaatgaaatatttaaaatttattttcttcatataaaCTATTAAGAGATAttttagaatgtcatctttTATTCTAGTATGTAAGAACACTAGCATTGGCTTAGTCAAATGCcagttcatcttcaaaatttgaataaatagaGATGGAATCAtctgcattggattagtcaaatactAGTGGCTTCTAGGTGTTTCTACATatttgaaaatgtatttttcatcttcaaaagtgatattttattgtaaaatatcagACCCAACTGCTCAATTCTGACCCAACTACTCATAATTGCTTTGATATATTAAGATCTGCTTCTATATTATACTTGGTCTTGTATATTTGGTTTCACATATCAGGTTCACATATTAGTCTTCAAGAATAAGTTGGTTTTATAAAttaggttgaagaaaaaaattagttggaaaacaataacttaagtaaaaattaatttattaattaacatatggttagtgtagttgcaaaatatgaaaaaaataaattaaaaatattattattaaaaaaattatattatattattattttgactaatccaatgtggggtatGTCTTgaatggttttgaatttatggAAAACGTGtacttttagctaaattttagaaatgactttgatgaaaccaatgctaatgctctaagctACTTTATTAGATTTCATGCAAAATCTAGATATCTTCGTAtcacattaaacatataatgctataattgaaaatttaaataaattcttttcttgctcaatgaagtTTAGAGGATAAAATCTcgcaactatttttcatatagatcatcgaccttaaatattttttcttgtattttcactttagATTCTATATTAAGAAGCTCAATattgtataagaaaaaaatttgggatccatattaataagcttattatttctcctaaacttagttttaagtttaattttgaagatgccacatccttgaaaataaataatatatagaaattaaatagaattttgggactataagaaaaaaaactagagaGGGACATTTTTaggtataatgaaattttaGGAAATTTTAGAGAGCTCATggagaatataaatttttttggggggccattttctatatttataaaattatatataaagtctaGGGGGTATATTGTGTTTTCAAaaagttgggggggggggtcaaTTCCAACATGGCTCTACCACTGGATAAACAGACTATAATATTATGACTACAAGTTGCAGCGTGTTGCATTATGTTAGTCTAAATTGGCTAAAGGAGACTTTCTCAAGCACTTCATCTTGATCCTTGATTAAAGAAAGTGGGAATATAGGAAAGTAGCAACCGAAAGATGGGTCGATTTGTCGGCGAATGACCATTACTGCTGTGGAGGTGCGTGTATATAGCACATGCGTAATTCTTGGAAAGAAAGTAAAGGTCAAGTCTGAGAGATCCGAAGCCACTAGTCCCGATGGTGCCGCACGCGGTGGAGTCAAACTCCCCATGGTGCAGTGGCGTGTGAGACGTATACGTCGCTTTTTTGGTCGATTTTCTTCTGCAGCCTAACAAATGGCGGCTGGAGAATCTAATAGTGGGGCGCATGGCGGTCGTAGGAGGCTGGTAGGCAACAGATCAGCACATTTTGATGCTATGGacgaaaaacaaaagaaaatgggggaaaaaaaaacctatggaCAGTTTCGGCGTAGGCCAGAcagggggagggagggaggagccgaagTTCCACCCCCCTCTGGGCGAAGAGGCTGGAATGATTGGGTCATTTGGTAGAGAGAAAATAACGCCTCTGGTAGAGCGAAAATATTAGAGAGAAGCTACAAATCAACTTGTGATTTGTTGAGAGTTTTGAGTGCATTttagtaaatataaaaataaataaaatatcaaagtttGAGCTCGATAGACCTAGTATTTATGGCCGTTTCATTGTTTGCAGGTGTAGTTTGACCTAATAACATTGATCTATTGTAAAATAGGAATATGAACCggctagagagaagtcagagCTTCTCTATTTAGGAGGTGATATTTCTGCACTTATTGTTGCTTAGCTACTAATATTACACACTTCCTTACACTCATCAATCTCTTCAACCTAAACGAGCATCTTGATGGACATGGAATCTCTAATCTCACAAACGGAAGCTCTCTCATGGAGTGATATGAATCTTCAACCTGCTCCAGAAACTGCAAAAACAAACTCAGACAAAATCCTGATAGGAAGGTTAGTAGCTGATCGGCCTCTGAATAAATTTGCAATCCATTCAAGTATAAAGGCCTCATGGAACTTCATCAAACATTTTCTCATTGAGGATTTGGagataaacaaatttattttcaccTTTAGATCCACTCAAGATAAATTCAGAGTGCTAAATCAGGTCCCTTGGAACTTTAAAGGGCATTTACTTATTCTGAAACCTTGGCCACTAGGTGCTACTCTTCAagaaattagtttaaattatgctattttcaatgtgcAAATACATGGGTTACCACTAGATCATATAACTCTTGAAAATGCAATTGAAATTGGAAAAGCCCTCGGTTCATTGATCAAAGTGGAAGTAGATCCTCTTTATGGTTTAGCATTCAGAAAATATATTCGTATTAAAGTGGAGATAGACATAACTAAGCCTCTCAAGCAAGGATTCATGATGCCGAGAGCTGGGAATCATGAGGTATGGGTCGCGTTCAAGTATGAAAAATTATCAGACATTTGTTATGCGTGTGGAAGACTTGGACATTCTTAAATCTTTTGTGGATATCTAAGCTCACCTTCTACAAGACTTTCATACGGTCCTTGGCTTAGAGCTGAGTTTAACAACAACCCAGATAGTGTTCAGCCAAACCAACAAACAGATAGTGGGCAACACGAAGCAACAGAACACTTTGAACAATTTATTCCTCCGGTTTCATCCGTAGATGGTTACAGCAAAGGAAAGCAAGTTATTCTCCCAAGGAAAAATTATGAGATAACTTTGGGTGGGCAGAGTAATCTTACCAGTGTTCAAGTTGAGAAAAATGCAGCAAAAATTCCGGATCTGGTGCAATTTCtcccttctccttctctccAAAACCCGAATGAACTTGCGAAGGGAACAACTCCACTAGCTTCTCAAACACTGTTTAGCTACAGTGATCAGTCTCAATTAATACTCTCACCTACAAGTGTAAATGTGATTACTGAAGCACCGACTGAGCAAGTATCAATTAATACTCTCTCCTGCAGCTTCAATTCAAGTCTCAGCAAAATATCCCTCTTAACTTCAAGTACGGAAGCACCGACTGAGCAAGAAAACTTTATTCCACCAACCGAACCTCAGCTGGTCATCTCGTCCTTTAATGCGGCATCAGAGCAAATCTCTCCATGGAAGACGCAATGGAAGACTATCCACAATGCGATGCAGACTTATCATCATCAGCAAAAAATCGATGGGCTTGGATCAGAAATTGGGCTGGGTCTCCATCAAGCCCACTGTGTTGAATCAAGCCAAGAACCCGTGAGTATTGAAGACCAATCTGTCTCTCCAATGGATTTTCAATTGATTACTCCATCTCTTAAAAGGCACTAGATGATTGAGCTTTCAGAAGCTCCTAAGAGGAAATCTCAAAGACTCatcaaaatagagaaaaaagacCCGAAAGACTACTCAATTCCAGATGAAACTTCAATGGCTCAAGCACTTTTAGATATGCATTCTGGAAATtcgggaaaagagaaaaagttaaaagggAAAGCAAATTATAATCCCTACAGCAGACCATCATCCCAAGGAAAATCCAAAACAGCTTCTGAGGCAAGCTTAAAAATGCCTCCACAAGCCAAGTGAAGACATTAGCTTGAAATTGCAGGGGATTAGCCCGCCCTAAAGCAATCAGAAACCTTAGGGCCAATATTAGGATATATAACCCGGATGTAGTTTTTTTGTCGGAAACCTTGGTGGCAGATGATCACACCATATCTATTGTTCATAGTCTAGGTTTCCATCATTTTGTTTGTACTCCTGCTGCTTGTAAAAAAGGGGGCCTTCTTCTTTTGTGGCGTCTGGGTGTAGAGCTTGAGCCTGTAAATATTAATAGTACTGTAATTTCTGTTTTACTTTACTCTGATCCCCCACACCAACCTTGGTTACTCACTTATCTCAAGCTTTTCCTGGGCCCTGGGTTTGtttgggtgattttaatgatattactAACTAGTCTGGAAAATATGGGGGTAGGCCTGTTCCTTTCAACCCAAATAAGGGTCTTAAAGCCTTTATGGACAGAAATGACCTGATTGATATTAGTTATATGGGACCAAAATTCACTTGGACCAATAATAGACAAGGGAATGCACTTATAAGAGAACGATTAGACCGATCCATTTCTAATCAAGAATGGAGACTACTTTTCTCAGATGCAACATTACAACACTTGGCATCATCAGCATCGGATCATCATCCAATCTTATTGCAAACAACGGCTAATATACGTCAAGCTCCATCATTCAAGTTTGAAGAATTCTGGACTCGTGAACCTTTGAGCCACCAAATAATCAGTGAAGTATGGAAGAAACCACACTTAGGCAACCCATCTTATATCTTGTGCAAGAATATCAAGTCTACAAAAGAAGCGCTCAAAATGTGGAACAAAAGTCACTTCGGACGGATCAATCACAACATCCTTCAGATTGAAAATGAACTTCTCGAGATACAAGGCAATCTTATGACTCATtcaaaccaagaaaaagaaagattcttGCAACATAGACTGCACAAGCAACGTGAATATGAAGAAATcttatggaaacaaaaatcCAGACTTACTTGGTTAACTTCAACGGATCTCAACACCAAATTTTATCACTTGACAACAACAATTCATCGAAGAAGGAATGCAATTGAAACAATCAAACTGGGACCAggtatttattaatcatttcaGCTCCATATATTCCTCTTCAAATCCAATCTTTCCTGAACAATTGGATAAtctatttgaaaaacaaatctcGGACATAGAGAATGATTCTCTAACTGCCATACCagaggaaaatgaaatatttgaagcTCTAATACAGATTCCCAGTAACAAAGCTCCAGGACCGGATGGAATGACAACCCTCTTCTACAAGCACTACTGGAACATTGTTAAAATAGAAGTCATACTAGTAGTGCAGAATTTCTTTAGTAGTGGTCAACTTCTAAAGCAGATTAATCATACCAACATTGCTCTTATCCCAAAGACTTCTTGTCCAAATTGTCCAACTCAATATCGTCCCATTAGCCTTACGAATGTCAGCTACAAGATCATAATCAAAATTTTGGCAAACCGTCTcaaagatctactcccaaaaatcatctcacctCTCCAAACAGCATTTGTCCCTGGCagaaacatcaaggaaaataCTATCATAGCTCATGAGCTTTTCCATCATCTCAAAAGAAAATCaggaaaaaaatgtttgatgGCTATTAAGCTGGACATGGAAAAAGCCTTTGATCAAGTGGAATGAGAATTTCTCTACGCAGTGATGAAGAATTTGGGATTCAGTCAAAAGtggataaatttgataaagGCATGCATATCTACAGTATCTTTTTCCATTCTCATTAATGGTTCACCAAGAGGTTTCTTTAAGTCACAAAGAGGTATAAGGCAATGAGATCCAATATCACCCTTTCTTTTTACTCTGGTCACAGAAGCACTATCAAGAATCTTATTGAAGGTTGAAGCTCAATAGGAACTGGAAGGGGTTCAAATCAGTAGAAATAGTCTAGCTGTGTCACATTTACTCTTTGCAAATGATACTATTATCTTCACAAAGGCCacgaaaaaaaatgcaaaaaaccTATCAGAGTGTTTGACAAAATACCAACGTTGGTCAGGACAGAGGATAAACCTGAGTAAGTCTTCAATGTTCATCACCAGAAATACAAGCCAAGTAACAAAAAACTTCTATTTCCCAATGGCTACCTTATAAATCTGCATCGGctagaatgaaatatctgggaTTACCAACTTCGttcaatagaaacaaaaaaaaaaattacagtgaTATGCTAGCCAAAGTGGGGGATAAATTGGAAGTATGGAAATTAAAGCTACTGGCTCAGGCAGGCAGAACAATGTTAATCAAGTCTGTTGTAAGCACGATACCAACATATCATATGACCTCTTTTCAATTACCAAAATCAGTCTGCAAATCGCTTGATCAATCTTTTAAGAACTTTTGGTGGGGATTCTCAAAGGACAAAATTCATCATATGACATTAAAGTCCTGGAAATCTATCTGCTTGCCAAAAAGGAAGGTGTGCTAGGTATCAGATTAATGGAAATGATGAATCAAGCGATGCTTACCAAAACAGGTTGGGAATTAAGTGGACCTTCAAATGGTTTGTGGCATTCAATTCTTTCAGCTAAATATCTAAATAACACAATTTTCTGGGAGGCGACACAAAAAACAACTGACTCATGCATGTGGAAGGGAATACTTAAAACAAGAGAGTTGCTTAATAAAGGTCGATGTTTCCAAATCTATAGTAGAGAATCTATAAATATCTGGTCAGATCCATGGGTTCCTTCACTAAATAACTTCAAGCCACAGCAAATACAAGGTATGACTCTTGATCACCCAACTCTTACAGTTTCAGATCTCATTATTAGTAATCCTAGGAGTTGGGATGTACCAAAATTGCGAAACCTTTTTGATCAAGAAAGCATatcagaaattataaaaatcccTCTCTCGGTAAGATCGATTGAGCAAGACAAAGTTGTATGGGTACTCAGTCACAATGGAAAATACTTTGTCAAAACAGCCTATCATGCATCTTTGCATACTCAAGTTTTAGTTCAGCCTAGCTTCTTTATATCACTCTTCAAGCCTATGTGGAACCTTAAAATTCATGATCGCCATAAATTGATGTTGTGGAAACTTCTTTGGAATATTCTTCCTACCAAATCACGAATTGGTGAATTCATTACTCACCAATATTCAAAAGAATGTCCACTTTGCAACCAAGAGAAAGAGACTCTACTGCATCTTTTTATACAATGTCCTATCATCAGAATCTTGTGGCAACAGAGCAGCTGGCCTTTAAATCTTGCAAGACTGCCTATAAATTCCATATCAGATTGGATTCGGATGATCATCTATCCAGATAAAGAATTGGGCCTTCTATCAGAAGAAAATCATCATTTCCAGCTATTTGCAGTCATAATGTTAGATTTTATCTAGAGAAAGAGGAATGACATAGTCCACAATCACACATCTTTATCATTCCCAGATGCACAAATCCAGCTTCAACACATTTTTGAAGATTATAAAGAAGCCTGGAAGACGAGAAAGAGTCAACACATCAAAGAAGAAGAGTGGAAATCTCCTCCGTATAATCATCAAAGCTTCTCTTTTGATGCAGCAGTGCGTGATCATTTCTCAGTAGGCTTGGTAATACAAAGAAATCATAGATGAGATATTCTGggaataaaaatggaaaaattccAAACCACTACTCCTCTAGTCGTAGAAGCCTTGGCAACTTTGTTAGCATCTAAGACTGCTTCCAATCAGAATCTTGCAATAATAGAAAGGGATGCTCAGtcgatatttacatatattgaAAATCCAGATTCGACTCCTTTCTGGAAcatataaactattattgaCGACATTCTTCACATCTCCCAACTTCACCAAGACTGGAAATTTACTAAGATACatcgatctcaaaatcgatgtgcgcactCGGTGGCGCAATGGGCAGGTACAAATCTTGTATTTGGAAGCATACCTTTAGATAATATTCCTAGTTGTTTTTTGTATATTGACAGTGGAAAAGATCCACATTAAActtttgtacttttttatttataatatgcttgattagaaaaaaaaaaatttgatctattgtaaattaaaaaactacCATCTACATGTCATATCGAGCCATGTTggttgttaaaatatttttttcatatttctttttgttgaaaaaatattaatttctatgCGTGAGGGTTAAATCAGCAACTTATAATTTAGCTAAGAGTTAAGGCTGAAAATTATCAAGCTAAGAGATAAAGCCAAGAAGAGATAAGACAAGTTGACTCAGACTTTTAAAAGGAAAGACACATAAATTCCTTAAAAGAAAGAGACTTAGatttctaaaaggaaaatgctttacAAGGTAAGTTggactaaatcactataaggaAATATacctctatataaggaggaGATCTCCCACAAATCTGACAAACTCTCCACAAGCTCTCTAGACAGAAGTTCTCTATGCCAAACTCTACTACACATAACAACTCAAAATGATCTTCCCTAAATTCATGAGATATGTGAGCcataagagattgtaaaatcatccattatagtggatttcgtCGCCAAACAACCTGTGGATGTAAGTTTTTATGCCGTACCACGTAAATCATTGTGTATttccttattaattaattattttatggatgaacacGATCGAAGACCACTGTATTGACGCCCTTATCACCATCATGGGCCGGGTATAATTATTTCTTCCCTTCCGGTCTGTTGTGCAATTTTACGCATTAACACTATGAATGAAATCTTGTCTCAAATGAGAGCAGATGAGTAATTTGGTCTATGTTTACCCATAAACAGGAGCATGCAAGAATTATAAGATTATCATGCTTAACCAATTGCATATATAATTGACCATGTGTTTTAGAAAATTCGACGAAATTAACAGCATTATTCTCTTCATAATTCGACGAAATTAACAGCATTATTCTCTTCATACTTGAAAATTGAACCATACTTGCATGGTACAATCCGAGTATTGAACAACCAAATTGTCATGCCCATTCCCAAGATCATTCAAAATGACTTTGTTCTACGCATTTATTTCATAGCCCCAAACTAATGTATCAACAAACTTAGAATTTGATGATGATTTCTCTAATAAAGACGCCTGCAGAGAGTAAGGCCATCACCGATCGAAACGAGAGATTCTTCGATACGAGGATCAATTGCTAGAAAGTTGTTAAACTGCACAATATGTTCTCTGTCTTTCCTCAAAAAGTCTTCCATCTCATCATCGTCGGACAGGATCACTGTCCCATACCATAAGGTATTATCGTACGCAATTACTCCACCAATCTTTACCAGTTTAAGAAGCGGCTCGTGATACTTGAGGTACCCGTCCTTGTTAGCATCcacaaatgcaaaatcaaaGCTCCCTTCGTGTTTGCCCTGCTTTTAATCAAAGGTCAGAATGTGTACATGAACCCAACACGCACGTTTAGTTTGATTGCTATGAAGTTAACACAAGGACTTGAAGTCAATGTAGGAACTGCATGGGGAAGAAATGTGAGAAGTTCGGGCATGCATGTAGATACATGAAGTCAATGTAGTTAATGTttgcacaaaaattaaaaataataataattaagaggCTGTTGTGATGTTAGAAACTCAGATAAACTATTAATGATGTTTGTTCAAAGTTGAAACTCTCTTTTTTTACAAGCATACCCATTATTCTTATACTACATTAAATTATCAATTATCTTAGAAGTTTAAATTGTATACATGGAAGTCTACTTGAACTATCATCTTGTCATGCATAATGCTAGAATCTTACGGTGGTAATTAGATCATTTAGAACCGATGAGGCGTCTGATTGGATGAAGCTAATCTTGTTCTCCACTCCAGCCTTCTGAATAAATGGCAATCCAACCTCATATGCTTCCCTGTTTGGATCAACAGCTATTatctgaaaggaaaaaaaaaatgcaactttaTGTTATCAGGAGACATATCCAAAGCACAAAGCAACTGTAATAATTCAACTAAATCTAAGAAAGATTCACTCTCTCTATAGTGTCCCCTAGAGCTTGCCTCTGATCACTGCAAGCCATAGTCAAACAACATCGAGAACAGAGACCAAGCCCCTGAATCCCTGATTCAGTTCTCTGTAATCTTGGGCTGTATTCATCTTgctcaaaaaaggaaaaaaaggaaccTCATATTTGGAGCCAACAACCCAACCTCGCTTGTACCATGGTCTTCTGGCAAGGATCATTGGGTTGAAAGTTGGTAGGAAAAGGAAGAGAGCCCAACAGGACTAGAAAAACATTGACACTAATTATTACCTTGCCATCAGCAGGTAGAGCTAGAGCAGTACTAAGAAGAGAATAACCAGTAAAGACTCCGATCTCTAATGTCTTCTTGGCGTTCATTAGCTTAAGAAGCATCGAGAGGAATAGACCTTCATCGACAGGCACATTCATCACACTCCTGCCACATGTGAACACAACTCAAAGCTACAAACTATCATATAGATGACGAGAAAACTAAAATGCATATATAAACGCCTGAAATAACCTACAAATATGAGTATCTCTCGGTCGTGGCCTCTCTGAGTTCCTTCAAATGCTCGGGCTCTCTGGGGTATGCACTTGTTTCGAGAATGTACTGTAATAATAAATACCAAATGCATTATCAAATTTCGGTTGCATTCCGGCCATTTAGAGTATTATAATTGGATGggtaattttattctttaaattttgattaatatataatttttttatctttaactaattatttaaaacttagagtctacattgaattaattatcacactctctatagtaataaaatattattattatttattatttatattatttaattaatttttattttattttcataatcttcaataacctctaacaaatcatatttatttttattttcacaatctaacaatttataatataataatctcatatgtatataggtagtaatgaataaaaatctcatatttataatataataatctcaaaaaatacttttagacttgctatagttcttttcatatttgaaatgaataatagatttactgtaacttatagtttggatgaaaacaatttagctaattcaatgtggagtaacaaatatggatgatatttgctaaatttaaaaatgaaaaggcaTTTGGCTAATCTAATATCAATGCTCTAAtatgaaacaaaacaaagatgAATAACATAATTTACACCATAAGGATCTAAATCTTGCTACTGAGATCGATACACCATAGGATATAACATTTACACCTGAATTTATAAGATTCTGCCTGAATATAGTAAGACAACATAGAAAAGCAAGAAAACAAAGacagaaaagtttaaaaactAGTTTCagttttggtttgttttaatatagaGAACTGTTACAGTCACAAATAAAAAGATATCACTAAAAgatttcttaatataatttgatatgatacgttaattttaatttataataaaagtaattttacgaTCTAGTATTATACTacaatcatatcaatttgtaaatttgattttataaaattaaaccaaaatttctTTGTAGTTAAAACATTTGTCTATAGTTTATCATAATTGAACAAACGGAATGGGAAAACTAACCTTTAGAAGGGCTTGGCTTTGGAGAATTGTCTTTGCTCTGCTGGCTGCCATT includes these proteins:
- the LOC109003166 gene encoding flavonoid 3',5'-methyltransferase-like; protein product: MAASRAKTILQSQALLKYILETSAYPREPEHLKELREATTERYSYLSVMNVPVDEGLFLSMLLKLMNAKKTLEIGVFTGYSLLSTALALPADGKIIAVDPNREAYEVGLPFIQKAGVENKISFIQSDASSVLNDLITTGKHEGSFDFAFVDANKDGYLKYHEPLLKLVKIGGVIAYDNTLWYGTVILSDDDEMEDFLRKDREHIVQFNNFLAIDPRIEESLVSIGDGLTLCRRLY